The following proteins are encoded in a genomic region of Pseudorca crassidens isolate mPseCra1 chromosome 5, mPseCra1.hap1, whole genome shotgun sequence:
- the CBR1 gene encoding carbonyl reductase [NADPH] 1: MSSCARVALVTGANKGIGFAIVRDLCRQFPGDVVLTARNTARGQAAVQQLQAEGLSPRFHQLDIDDLQSIRALRDFLLKEYGGLDVLVNNAGIAFKTVDSTPFHIQAEVTMKTNFFGTQDVCTELLPLIKPRGRVVNVSSFVSVSSLKKCSPELQQKFRSETITEEELVGLMNKFVEDTKNGVHRKEGWPETAYGVTKIGVTVLSRIQARKLSEQRGGDKILLNACCPGWVRTDMAGPTATKSPEEGAETPVYLALLPPDAEGPHGQFVSEKKVVQW; this comes from the exons ATGTCGTCCTGCGCCCGTGTGGCGCTGGTCACCGGGGCCAACAAGGGCATCGGCTTCGCCATCGTGCGTGACCTCTGCCGGCAGTTTCCGGGGGACGTGGTCCTCACGGCGCGGAACACAGCACGGGGTCAGGCGGCCGTGCAGCAGCTGCAGGCCGAGGGCCTGAGCCCGCGCTTCCACCAGCTGGACATCGACGACCTGCAGAGCATCCGCGCCCTGCGCGACTTCCTGCTCAAGGAGTACGGGGGCCTCGACGTGCTGGTCAACAACGCGGGCATCGCCTTCAAGA CTGTTGATTCCACACCGTTTCATATTCAAGCAGAAGTGACTATGAAAACAAACTTCTTTGGTACCCAAGATGTGTGCACAGAGCTCCTGCCTCTAATAAAACCCCGAG gCAGAGTGGTGAATGTGTCTAGCTTTGTGAGTGTCAGCTCTCTTAAAAAATGCAGCCCCGAATTGCAGCAGAAGTTTCGAAGTGAGACCATCACAGAGGAGGAGCTGGTGGGGCTCATGAACAAGTTTGTGGAAGACACAAAGAACGGGGTGCACAGGAAGGAGGGCTGGCCTGAGACCGCCTATGGGGTGACGAAAATCGGCGTCACGGTGCTGTCCAGAATCCAAGCCAGGAAACTGAgtgagcagagaggaggggaCAAGATCCTCCTGAATGCCTGCTGCCCAGGGTGGGTGAGAACTGACATGGCAGGACCCACAGCCACCAAaagcccagaggaaggagcagagacCCCCGTGTACTTGGCCCTTTTGCCCCCGGATGCTGAGGGGCCTCACGGACAGTTTGTTTCCGAGAAAAAAGTTGTGCAGTGGTGA